The Mytilus edulis chromosome 4, xbMytEdul2.2, whole genome shotgun sequence nucleotide sequence AATTTGAAGATTTACAGTTACTGCTGCAGTATGTAAAACATTACTAGTatatgatttaagttttttttataacattccACTATGTTCCTATTATATTTGGTATTTTACTGCTGACTACTAGATGTGCCAATTGTTGAACTACAACAGAAGGATGGAcacagaatagaaaaaaaaaacctaccatCGTAGAAtggatataaaacaaaatgtatctaTGATATCATGAAAGCTTCATATATAATGATATGATCAGAATTCAAAATGCCATTTCTATCTAATGCCATAATAATTATATCTTATTTTTCATATTGATAACAAAAATCTGAATctgtaatatatgtatataaaaatgatagaatacaCTGGCTTTAGAAACAAATCAAATTCAACAAGACATGAGTGTAGACAATAAAAAAAGagtaatatataaaaacaaatgcttTAGGCAAATTCcatcaatataaaataaggagatgtgatatgattgccaatgaaacaactatccaatAGAGTATAAATTACATGGATTTAAGGAACTATTGGTATTTGTCATCGTACAACCTTTGACAATAAGAAAAGCATTATATATAATCAGCAATAAAAGGCCAGACATGGCAAAATGTgaatcaattcaaacaaaaacaacaacgacccaatttatgacaaaacaatgaataaaaaagcAAATCTAACAGACACCAACTCAAGACAATATAAAGTGCTTGGGGAAATCATATCATaagatttttcattattttattacagATTGGAAATGTTTTTGATCATCCAAAATGACAATAGTTGAATTTGAAATACATCGTGAACTCCAAGTTCAAGGCCAAATGCAACCGTTTTATTCGACCTCtgccaaaaatatatatatatgtttattcaacatttttcaaaataccTTTTTGTACATGGCTTTAATGTACTCTGGGTCATCTGTATTTTCTGTCCTCTGTTTTGCAACACTTTTTtcctgtaaaaaaatatatatatactttaagtAATTCCAAGCAATccttataaataataataaaactataaaataatatttaattaaagaaccttagtgagtaTGCTCACATACCCTACGCCCCTTCATTGTCACTggacaaataaaataactgtaagaaaaaaagttgaatcataatttcctgtcgatatgcacatctacatagtatgtccttattatctaaaaggtttcatgaaattctgttgtgaggtttcagaggagttttgatgacaaactgttgcagtattatattgaagcaaataagtttaaAGGGGCGTAAATTCTAGATAAAAACCTGAATcacaatttcctgtcgatatgcacatctaccggtacatagtatgtccttattatctacaaagtttcatgaaattctgttgtgtggttttagaggagttgtgatgacaaactgttgcagtattatattgaagcaaataagttcaaaggggcgtaactcctagaaaaaaaattgaatcataatttcctgtcgatatgcacatcgacatagtatgtccttattatcttaaaaggtttcatgaaattctgttgtgtggttttcaaggagttgcaatgacaagaacaggactgacaaacagacagactgaaggacagacagacagacggacagacagacttgacagacggacagacggatggatgGATGGGTTAAAAACATTAAACCATTaaaccctccgcaacttcgttgcaaGGGGTATAAAAAATACTATAATATTCATAAACCAGAGAGAAATTCATTACAAGCAAATAAATTGTTTTCCTACTGACAAGACGAAAATAgaattgaattatctcccttcctAGATGTATTTCACATTCAAGAATACATGAAAATCACtcatattaaaaatattgaaatttcttAGATTCAGATCTGCCTGCAATACACAAACTgtgtcataattgtttttttgtttgtttgtaatggttatttcaaaattaaatatatttttcttataaggGGGTAAAGTGAAAAGTTATTTCTTTCCCCACTACTCCTGTTTTATTAAAAACTTATGAAGCTTTCTGCAAATATTCTAAACTTGAATGAAAGTCAGGAAATATTTGTTGCAAATCATATCTAGAAATTGTCTCTACAGGGCTAGTGTATATGTTTGATAGTATACTTAAACTGTTACTTTGTATACACAAACCTATTTTACAACATATATTTTTGGTTCAATTTATAGGATTTCAAATCAAAGAATATTCCAATTATGGTGGCCTGATAGCAGTATCATGAAATAGCAATAAAATGTTGCATGCTATCAACTAAACATGTGCACAAAGAATAACTCATTTTTTCAATAGCAAGTGAATATGCCAAAGCAGTAGGGGGTCTGAGCGatttaactattatttttttttatttgacaattaAGTTGCAGGGAAATTAAAGCAAATAGACAAGACAGTTCATCTGGTGCCCAGCTGTTATGGAAGGCCCTATGTtagtttaaaaaagaatttacCTCTAAATGGAGCAAAGCACCAATCTTGTGACACCAAGCTTTATAATCATGTCCCAATACTGACAGTTTACGCAGGAAATCTCTCATCTCGTGCACAATTAGATTACTACAATCTAAATCATTACTGCATACATTTATCCAAGTTTCTATCACTTTTAGCACCCCACGGTGGTTTCTTGGAATTTCTGAATGAACAAATGAATGTGTTGTGGTTGCCGTTGGTGACCAAGGTGAAGTGTTGGAATGACCTGTTGTGGTTGATGATGTGACAGATGTCGTGGGTGATGGCATCAAATGACTGCCActagctgaagtattaactcccTTGTCAGTGGCAACAGTTAATTTTGATAGTTCACCTAATTTTGATATGTCAAATGGTGCtggaaattcaaaattttgtggaCTCTGACTAGCACTAGATATTGGCGACGGTGGAGGTTCAAATCTTACAACAATGTTGGACAATGTATTTTCTTTTGGATCAGTTGAAGATTCACctgttaaattaaaatataatttgtcgGGAGTATGAATAGTAACAGATGATGGCGAGTTTGGCACTTTATAGACTTCATGGTCTGAACCTCCCCTTTCTCGGTGCAGCATGTCTGAACTAATTCCAGGTACTGGGTCAGTTATACTGGAACGAGAGGCAAGATTATCCGGAACAGAACTTGACCTAGAAAAAACAGGTGAAACATCAGATGGTGTATCCATCACAAAAGTTGGAAGATTAATAAGTTCCCTTTGGAATGCCATAATATCAACATCTGATGTTGTCACTGACGAAGAACTTGAACTATCTGTATTGTCATCTTTGAGCGGAAGTGTTTCTGAACTATCAATGGCAACATTACCCTGTGATTTAGATAATAAATGTCTATGCTGCCAGGCAAAAATATGGGCAGAATGATGGCTTTTATGGTGACTTTCTTCAAGGAAGCTACCCTTTCTGTCACCCTTCTGCTGATTCATGGGAATATTTGATTCAAATGGATTAGCTAAACTATGCCCCATGGCTCGTAATGCTAATGAGGTGTTTCCATTTTTAGAGTAAATGCCATTGTGTTTTGTAAATTCTTTTTCAGCACATAATGATGATTGTGAATCCATGTCTGAATCTCTCGGatttgattttctcttttttaaacTTTCCTTTTTAACTTCCGGTTCATGTTTTGGAGGTTCATTATGATGGTGTAATGAACGTGGTGGGCACATGTCTATCTGACCAATATTAGTGGGCTTTGGTGGTTTTAACTTGGTTTCAGCATATAATGACTTTCGTCTTATCATGTTTCCAAAAAGTTTGTGAGCAAGCAGACGTAAAATTATAATTGGATGAACAATCATTGGTAGTCCCattaacaaaacttcacaaaATGGTTTTGAATAAGTGTCAACTATACATTCCAATGAGCAATTTGGTGAGATGACAGGCGACAAAATGTGATTAGCTGGATGACGGGGGAGATGATCAACGGAGGAAGACAACTGGTAATTTAAGGCAGAAATATCTTCATGGCTCTCTTCTATCACTGCCTCCTGgaataaacaaaataagaaaaaatgagAAATAATAGAATTTGCATTTATTTATCTAATTGGTTGATTCAATGCAACTTGCAATATATGTACTgatgattcatttattttcatgggtaacaattttcattgttatttgattttgtggtttgaCAAGAGTTTGTATACAAGCTAGCCCAAAGTCAATTTATACTTCATTGAACATTTGTGGTTTCCCTATATGTAACCCACCAAATCAAtgcaccttatcgctaatcccggctgacccggcctcttgaacttttgacgcatacaacaatcacttttccattgtggcgtcagatattttgttttatggcgtcaaaattttacgggaacctgtgtgatattcacaatggcggacaaatagcgataaggtgtatgaaaATTGTTACTAATATTTACTACGTCATACATGTATTCCATGATGATATTATACAATATATAAGTTGCTTCTTTTTGTACAAATATTTGTGCCCTACCAATGTATCTTTAATAATTTGTTATGCTGTGATAATCATTGTGAAATTGTTCaatttttagtatatatataatatgccCCTTGAAGGTCCTTAATTGGTTAACAAAATTTTGGTACATTTCAAATAATAATGAACCCACAGTTTTTCcttgaaaattcaaataattgttatatgataaatttaaatgaatatttgtttGTCCTGCAGCATAAACCATAAATGTTCCTGAAAGTGGGAGATACTTTTAATTCCATCAAGAGCTATTTCAATAGATGTGAGGTGTTGAAATCAAAATTGCTTAGAAGGCATTCTGGTTTGTTTGTTGGTAATTAACATCCCTTTAAGCACTCTCGGCTTTCAAGTTTCAAATAGATATacccttatttttattttaaagacaaatccCTCTATTGTTTTTGCGCATATACAAGCGCATCAGTACTATGCCGTCAGCGGTTTATGACGTCGCGGTTTCCGCGAACTCGAAACGTAAAtgagagttattcctctttgacCCGATGGAGAGAGTGACAATCGTTTTGATACGTAAATTTGCcgagaagaaaatgaaaattgtttttatataatagaCATGTTTCAGACTTGGATATACACATTAATTATGTGAATTTAGTGTAGctgaaacaaacaacaaaacagcaaattatgaaatatatgaataaaaagggAGTCAACTATACagcaatctaacaacaaaaaacacataaaatgacTGTCAAGAAACGAAACAAAATCTGGATTCTCGACAAAAAGTTGagcaaattaaattataatataatactaaTTTCCTTAATTTGCTACGTGTATGGACTTATCCGTGTTCTTTAGAGTTAATCTCTTTGGTAggttttaaattgtatttatatttccaTAAATCATTAAGAAAGTACGAAAATCATCAATCATGtcttcaaaattcaaattatCTATAGCAAAAGGTACATTTCGTACATATATACCTATATATGGATATGGCAAATACGTATTTTGAATGTGCACGGCAATTACATTTTTACACGAATATAATGATTAAGATTTATGATAAACACCCACAAAACAGTAACCATGCACGCATACGTGTAAAATAAAGTCCATCTAGAGAAGTTAACATAATTTTACGCTTCTAACATTGTAGGTTTTTGTATTTTACTACTCCAAGTCTGATCCGATTTGCCAAGTTTAATATTTATGTACTAGGTgcgcaatttttatataaaaacaacataatcgtcagtggcggatccaggggggtgggggggggggggtccgggggttgggacccccctttttttgccgatcaatgcatttgaatgggagcatatagttggaaccccccccccccccctttactctgggttgggaaccccccccccccttttttaaatggctggatccgccactgatcgtGCCTGTGTTTAAATGTCGGAATAAAGAATTAAAGaggaaaacatataaaaaaaaatcaatagtttcATTTGAGAAAAAGAGGTCGGACTAGGTTCCATTCATAATCACGGTATGACAACTGTATGAGTATACTTAGACTGTCTAGCAACATTACGGAATATTTCGATATGCATATATAGATGCCTATGGATGCATGATCAAAACAGAAAGTATGTTAAATAGACCCCGTTAACACTTGCACAAAATTGAATCGATCTTTAAAAGCGTCTCGCGTTTACGATATTTTTATAACTTGTGCGTTTACATTTAGTATACATTGTAGTCATAAAATAATCGGTCTAAtcatttcgttaaaaaaaaaatcgtagaaAATAGAATAAGGAAACATTTGGTTCATTAGATAtgcttttacatttataattttttgattAACATGTCATAAGTCCTcaaaaaacaaagaaatgtcACAAATAATTTTACTTATAACGGTCATTTGGTTTGAGGATTTTTTTGATTAACATGTCATAAGTCCTcaaaaaacaaagaaatgtcACAAATAATTTTACTTATAACGGTCATTTGGTTTGAGGATgagaaatttacagaaaataaaaaaaacaataataatgaataaatacaattgaaaagatatttttttaaatgtgcacCGATTAACACACGTATattaagcgaataaggaacgaataagtaacagtgCATTAGTCAAGTACTGAAACGAGTATTTACGCCTTAATGTGGTTATTTTCTAGCACCAGACGCaagaaaaaatggaaaagatttgttttaaaagatataacaCACGTATTATAAGCAAATAAGTTACACGGCATCGGTCTAGCGTTGAAACGGGTACATACTCGCTAATAGGGATGTTTAACCTTTAAGAAAACATAGCTTACACCAGAGACAAgctatagcctttttgtgctaatgtggcgtaaaacaaccaacaatcaatcaacaatcAATTAAGAAAACTATTTTTTCTTAAAAGTTTCAATGTATTACAACGTATATttagcaaataaggaacgaataagtaacggtATCAGTCGAGGACTGAAACGGgtcctgtcccaagccaggagattgtaattaagtggttgtcgtttttttaaagtttttcatttatttttgtttggttcataaattaagccgttgtttactcgtttgaattgttttacatttgtcatttctgaaCCTTGTATAGCTGTATATGCGGTATaagatttgctcattgttgaaaaccgtacgTAGGCCTATATTTcctgtgtcaattggtctcttgtggaaagttgtgtcatttgcaatcataccacatctcattttttCTATCTATCTTTCAGAAGAATGACGTAAAAACGtcgtatacattttttttttatctccatgTTCTTTCAAATCATTTGAGAATATGGCTAAAACACTGAAATCAGTTActtaaaagaatattttaaactgaccatgcgcagatttattttcatatctacatAAAACACTTTGAATTGTAGATCGGTCTATCGCGATGTATATAAGCGTTTACACTTAAACAAAGATCAGGGTTGCTAAATTTCGTGGCGGCTACATTGGGCTACTTAGATTTTTGACTATTGaatgaacgtgtagctagcctagctgctacatagatattgatagaaGTTAGACTAGCTACTCGTTcacaatagtcataaatctacgtagccctatgtatatatattatatatatatatatatatatttttaagtccGATGGAGATCGATCCTTCTCATTCTTGCAATACTAAAGATCGGCGATCTTTATTGTTAGTGGAAGCGGTGTCTTAGATTTCTATTGATTTTAAGTAATTGCCATAAAAAAAAGGAACATAATTCTTAACCGAAATTAGAATTCATGATATCGTAGGCAAAGTTCTGTCTTGTCTTTCAGATATACTTTGACTGaagtatgaaataatataaacaatGTATTCACTATTTTAAGAAGAATTTCTGTTCAAGACAGACATGTAAGCACTATAAATAACCTGAATAGAAATGTTGTTTATAGAAGTATTCGtgagtacatttgtacattgcaTTGTTTTCCAACCACCGCACTTATATTACGTGTCTGTGAAACTGACTGAAAACTAAGTACTATCATGTTTAAATTAATGTGCATTTATTGTAGttgaaaacaataaacaacaaaacagcaAATTACGAGATCTGTGTTGTCCGTAATTTGTAAGAATATCGCCCAAACCGGCCGAACGTCTTTCGACGTTGTTTTAGAATTGGCGCAATGTATTCCCGCCAATTCAAATTGTTAAaccttttttagaaatatttctttttccattccggtgaccccatctttttatttcataattttatttagatataaacaACGCTTATTCTGTTGAATACTCAAAGAGAAATTATTGGTCAATTTTTATTAAACGAATTTTTTTTATAggtatttctaaataaaaaaggCGGGAAAACTATTATAGCAACTTATCGTTATTATTTTCCACTCAGACAATGGtaatattattaaaatagtttgtaTTAACAACTAGGTTAACagaacaaacaagtttttattgaatacggacttttaaaaaaatattacactgctTTTGACTGGAAGTCCCGATTTCCAAATTCCATGGAAAATATGGCGTTTTAAATCGAAAACGAGgttggtgaccccatttttttatttgcttattttgaAGCTTTTACCTAacctaaagtaaaaataaaatataaagaagatattattggtagatctgaatagaaggatttgtctttaagttaTACTCATGATATTCAAAATAacatgaatgaaattttaaaagaatcCTTTTCAATTGTTGATCTGTAACAGTTACAAAGCAGTTCATCAATACAACCATTGTTGTTTTAGTTGTTCTCATgttgtttacaaacaaacaaaattaagtGTAAAGATGATGACATTTAGATTTATTGTGTTTACAACCAACCAGAAGGGTTAATGGGGTCATTGACCATATAAAAATAACTGTTTCTAAAAGATGGAAGTATATAGAATCTTTcaagatgatatatatatacctatataCATAATATTATCATGTTCACCTAAATAAACATATGAAAGCTTATGCAAAGATCCCATACTAAAAAGATATTTCTTTTGACAATTTCCTGATCTATACCTAATTCTAAgaagaacttgaaattggttctatatgaaatatattgtaatttttatGATGACTATGGAATGGTTTAAATTCACTCAACAGGAATTTTTTTTAAGTGAATGCTTGTGATTTATTTTTCTATCTGCATAATCTTTAGGGAATATACAATAGGTTCTCAAATCAGAGTGCTATCACCATCAATTACGATCAATCATCATATTTCACAGAGAATCACTCTTTTGAGAcccatatataacatatataaatatattatcagattatcacatggcatttttcatatcgcatgtattatcagccctaggttcaatatcagcccaagagccgtatgctcttgggctgatattgaacctagggctgataatacatgcgatatggaaaatgccatgttatgatctttttatcatatgcttcaacaaggGAGAAAAATTACAGATACATATAATGATCCTTTTatgtggttcccaaatagaagttcaaagagtgaaaagttcaagGACGTCGGACCCTAAATTTagtacattcaatatgaaatctttctatccatatgcctcaacagagaagaaaatCATTTTGATAAATCATATGgacaaattgacaaaaataaaaaaataaaaatgtacataatgaacactgttaaAATTGGAAAAGTAAAAtttttcaaagtaactttctaagtaatgtttgaaacttttaaaaaatgcatatatttgataatttgtttgggttttttttggtttttttattattattattttacacaatatatacTTTggagtattcaaataattgttttgtacactactttgtaatgtttttcactgaaaacatAGCATTGAGATGTATTTTACGGAATATGCAGAGTGTCACcagaatgccatgtgataacgttacggagaggcatgtgataacaatcgaagcatgtgataaacttttcatatcagcctgcTAAGCACCatttcgaaaaatatggaatttacgttaatttataAATGCTATTATtgtacagtaaaaatcatatgttatttagtctaagtatatgataaatatatttatcttacctcctatacatttccaggaatatgattggttaaaagcgtccgcgtgcaaaccgtgtatatttgatattaggttagtagggaggcggggtttatctcatacacggttagtagtggagttacgtccctttatattccttattaggtaagaagggggcggggcttatttaatacacggttagtaatggtgttatgtccctttgtaaaaaacaaaacggtactgagaaaaaatcttaaaagttccaacagacgaagaaattgatgattcagattgaaacaaattcataaaacacatttaaaccttacaagtcgttattgttggcatctgtttttgtaggattaatggaagtattttcttagcgctaacagtattgaagacttgctcgttttgagaatcactagtcttaattttacacgttaagatagtcggtaagataaattcgttacatagtgtgctagtgacgtaatactgtatatatggggtcagtaaattccatatggggattcgagcttcatatggaatttactgaccccatatataccgtattaggtcactagcacactatgtaactaataatatgaCATAGGTCATGTAGGTTggcatgtttttttatttaaggtCCACAAAAATCTTATgtcaaaatgaatatatatatttaactgtgTTGTATCAAGGTAAACAGTTGAAGAATTGATAGTACTGATAATAATCAAAAGGCTCTAAGAAATTGATGTCAACATAATTTCTGATGCAACATagtttgattggataacgtcaccaGTTTTCATTGCATCAATTCAAAACTGATGCTTTGAAAAATACATGCAAGCACAGACCACATATCACAGATATTAAATGTATGATTTGACGTTGCTTTCTGTCAGTTTCAGCATGGAGATAAAATTATTGAATTTTAAGCTCGGACAGCAACAATTCGTGATTTGATGGTTGCAGATACCCATTTACTTGCTCGGcttaaatacaatacagttatttcTCCTAAAAATAACCAAAGTTGTTTAATGTGAAAAGTATAGATCATAGTGACTAAATTATCAAAGAAAGGAATTGCAATCATAtggaaatatatttattaaagttattgGTCACATGACGTTGTAACGGTCaagtgattgtttactataaacacGTGTGTGTGTTTATATCTAGCACATGGTGTGTGTTTACGTTCAATTTGATTGGATGGCATATACTTGTAGTGCCGGTTTTACGGGTATATGCCCTCATGATTTTCGTGAAAAGCATGATTAAGTATTACTTAAGGGGTTAGTTTGAGAAAATAAAGTTATTCGAAGTTTGCCTATAGTTCAAAGTAGCAGCATTCGTTATTATGGTATGTCTGACACCGAGAAACTTCATTCATCGCCTGATGGTAGTTCTGCACATCTTACTGGTAATAAAGACCTGGTGGATACATTCTCGCTGTTTAAAACCTATCTTGACGGGAAGTTCGATACTCTTTATAAAGACTTGGCCGTTGGCAATGAGAACTTTAAATTTGCAACCAAACTCAAGCCGGAAGTTTCAGTTAAGCGCATTCGTTCTGCAGAATGCCGTGCCATTATGAGTATCCAGGAAAAGAAAAGACCTCATCCTTATAGAACCGCTACAGCTACTGTTTCTGCTTCTCCTGCTACAATGCCAAACCAACATTACGTTAGAAAAACAACCAACAGCCGCCCTTTCGGACCAGCAGACGAAGGGAATCATCATCTCACGACATCAGTTTCAACTGCAACCAGCTTGGTCACTGGCG carries:
- the LOC139520420 gene encoding uncharacterized protein, with amino-acid sequence MSDTEKLHSSPDGSSAHLTGNKDLVDTFSLFKTYLDGKFDTLYKDLAVGNENFKFATKLKPEVSVKRIRSAECRAIMSIQEKKRPHPYRTATATVSASPATMPNQHYVRKTTNSRPFGPADEGNHHLTTSVSTATSLVTGELSAPFSVQNQLSQGHQGNIIFFHVEYGNPCLSQSTKICHLYLIAYLSSVCVRRPRTPKENNHMNLTISIVFDCVTVYYCAIV